From the Nonlabens marinus S1-08 genome, one window contains:
- the argS gene encoding arginine--tRNA ligase, translated as MGLLKNLEQTTIDIVESIYDVRLENVDISLTRKDQSGDFTVMVFPMLRHIKGNPAAIGQQIGDQLLLESDMVIEVEVIKGFLNLTLSQAAFLKEFNVMLENEQFGKTTVKDNQPGAMVEFSSPNTNKPLHLGHIRNIVLGYSMAQIIEATGKEVVKTQIINDRGIHICKSMLAWLKYGEGVTPQSREVKGDKLVGDYYVKFDQEYKKEIAALQAEGMTEEEAKKQAPSILEAQEMLRKWEQGDEETVRLWKMMNGWVYAGFDTTYRDLGVHFDSLYYESDTYLLGKDVIAHGLNSGVFYKKDDGSVWIDLTEDGLDEKIVLRSDGTAVYMTQDIGTAVQRVRDHDIDSMVYTVGNEQDYHFKVLFLILQKLGYAWAKNLYHLSYGMIELPSGKMKSREGTVVDADDMIQEMTDTAREIAQEQGKLEGLSTNEKEELYRMIGLGALKYFMLKIDPKKSMVFDPKESVDFQGNTGPFIQYAHARIQSILKKADFNSSDLNAAQDLTLTDKDVAVIKLLQQYPETVESAARNYSPALVANYLFELVKEFNSFYQNVPKIVEEQNEDLKHFRLLLCYKTARVIKSGFGLLGIEVPDQM; from the coding sequence ATGGGATTACTGAAAAATCTGGAGCAGACCACGATTGACATTGTGGAATCCATCTATGATGTACGGTTGGAGAATGTAGATATTTCGTTAACGCGCAAAGATCAATCTGGTGATTTTACCGTGATGGTTTTTCCTATGTTACGTCATATCAAAGGGAATCCTGCTGCGATAGGTCAGCAAATAGGAGATCAATTGCTTCTAGAAAGCGATATGGTTATTGAGGTTGAAGTGATCAAAGGCTTTTTAAACTTGACACTTTCTCAGGCTGCGTTTTTGAAAGAGTTCAATGTGATGCTAGAAAACGAACAGTTTGGCAAAACAACGGTTAAAGATAACCAGCCTGGAGCCATGGTCGAATTTAGCTCACCTAATACTAATAAACCTCTGCACCTGGGGCATATCCGTAATATCGTGTTGGGATACTCCATGGCTCAAATCATTGAAGCTACTGGTAAAGAGGTAGTGAAAACCCAAATCATCAACGATCGTGGGATTCACATTTGTAAATCCATGCTTGCATGGTTGAAATATGGTGAAGGTGTCACTCCACAATCTCGCGAAGTAAAAGGAGACAAGCTTGTAGGAGATTATTACGTCAAGTTTGATCAAGAGTACAAAAAGGAAATTGCAGCGCTGCAAGCTGAAGGAATGACTGAGGAGGAAGCTAAAAAACAAGCGCCATCTATACTGGAAGCTCAAGAAATGCTACGCAAATGGGAACAAGGTGATGAGGAAACCGTACGTCTATGGAAAATGATGAACGGCTGGGTATATGCAGGTTTTGATACCACTTACAGAGATCTGGGAGTTCATTTTGACAGCTTGTACTATGAGAGTGACACCTATCTACTAGGTAAAGATGTTATAGCTCACGGTTTGAACTCAGGTGTGTTTTACAAAAAAGACGATGGATCTGTCTGGATTGACTTGACGGAAGATGGCCTGGATGAAAAGATCGTATTGCGATCTGATGGTACGGCCGTCTACATGACTCAGGATATAGGAACCGCTGTACAACGCGTTCGTGATCACGACATCGATAGCATGGTGTACACCGTTGGAAACGAACAAGATTACCACTTTAAGGTGTTGTTTTTGATTCTTCAAAAACTTGGCTATGCATGGGCAAAAAATCTGTACCATTTGAGCTACGGTATGATTGAGTTGCCGTCAGGTAAAATGAAATCTCGCGAGGGAACCGTGGTAGATGCAGATGATATGATCCAAGAGATGACGGACACTGCTAGAGAAATTGCCCAAGAGCAAGGTAAACTGGAGGGATTGAGCACTAATGAAAAAGAAGAACTTTACCGAATGATCGGTTTGGGGGCTTTGAAGTATTTCATGCTTAAAATAGACCCTAAGAAGAGTATGGTTTTTGACCCTAAAGAATCTGTGGATTTCCAAGGAAATACAGGACCTTTTATTCAATACGCTCATGCGCGTATCCAGTCCATTCTCAAAAAGGCAGATTTTAATAGCTCAGATTTGAACGCCGCTCAAGATCTCACATTGACTGATAAAGATGTTGCGGTGATCAAGTTACTGCAGCAATATCCAGAAACTGTGGAGTCTGCAGCACGCAATTACAGTCCGGCATTGGTTGCAAATTATCTATTTGAACTGGTCAAAGAATTCAACAGCTTCTATCAAAATGTTCCAAAGATTGTAGAAGAGCAAAATGAAGACTTAAAGCATTTCCGATTGTTGTTGTGTTACAAGACGGCGCGAGTGATCAAGAGTGGTTTTGGACTGCTAGGGATTGAGGTTCCAGATCAGATGTAG
- a CDS encoding LIC_10190 family membrane protein: MAVLFLYFMFLTLVSVGVGAFASRIFTRKSLFLLDIVWMGMASIALCAGVWSFFGSLNYVFSTIISIVALISMAFVPYTRQLIWSIIVFFLNLPKLQKMGIILITLLILAFGTLSGYVLDNDSYYIQTIKWLDTYALVPGIANWHLFLAQQSGFHVLEAALNFDFFNISFNDTGLFLTLVMVFWSILPAVIEESTVQKAYRNLMVLVLSVLLLLGTAPSPDVPVILIHYYVIYKFLFPVAEKQSENLLISIALVSLACYFKMTAIYLTVFPVFLFIKGFKSNWKSAGKLAVFPFAFLVVIIIKNGIASGYPLFPLTFVSLNVDWILPLEMAQFYTAATEAQAYGIAVADLQSLGAWERMVIWLTQDGVEGWINIFIGLVIVSSSIATLVFFKKSRLRTVFIVFLLFSITLFLTSPQARFFLPLLFPALILLGIYSIPVLRKRSYKIAVVGIIASSSMLIVPSVVALLTDNPRMKQVPTFSIDHMIYPGAASRFGTAFAKANINNITYNNPESADFFYGSYDIPLPAAQPEYFEYFRTYFMVSPEYRGDSPQQGFRAIRN, from the coding sequence ATGGCAGTATTATTCCTCTACTTTATGTTCCTCACACTTGTGTCTGTAGGAGTAGGTGCGTTCGCCTCTAGAATTTTTACTAGGAAGAGTTTGTTCCTATTAGACATCGTATGGATGGGTATGGCAAGCATCGCATTGTGTGCTGGTGTGTGGTCATTTTTCGGGTCTTTGAACTATGTTTTCAGTACAATCATTAGTATAGTTGCTTTGATCTCTATGGCTTTTGTTCCCTATACACGGCAGTTGATATGGAGTATAATCGTTTTCTTTTTAAACCTCCCCAAACTACAAAAGATGGGGATTATACTGATTACTCTACTGATTTTAGCTTTCGGGACTTTATCGGGTTATGTATTGGATAATGATAGCTATTACATTCAGACTATCAAATGGCTAGATACCTATGCACTAGTTCCTGGGATTGCGAACTGGCATTTGTTCCTAGCTCAACAAAGCGGGTTTCATGTCCTAGAAGCCGCTCTTAACTTCGATTTTTTTAATATTTCTTTCAATGATACTGGGTTGTTTCTAACTCTGGTCATGGTGTTTTGGTCCATCCTACCAGCGGTTATCGAGGAATCCACGGTCCAAAAGGCATATCGCAATTTGATGGTTTTAGTGCTGTCTGTACTATTGCTTTTAGGCACAGCTCCATCGCCTGATGTGCCTGTTATTTTGATCCATTATTATGTGATCTATAAGTTCCTGTTTCCCGTAGCAGAAAAACAATCAGAAAATTTACTGATTAGTATTGCTCTGGTAAGTCTTGCGTGTTATTTCAAAATGACAGCTATATACCTGACTGTTTTTCCTGTCTTTCTATTTATCAAAGGATTTAAAAGCAATTGGAAATCTGCAGGAAAATTGGCGGTCTTTCCATTTGCATTTCTTGTAGTTATAATCATCAAGAATGGAATCGCTAGTGGCTATCCTTTATTTCCATTGACTTTTGTTTCATTGAATGTAGACTGGATTCTACCGTTAGAAATGGCTCAATTTTATACTGCAGCTACGGAAGCCCAAGCTTACGGTATTGCAGTAGCCGATTTACAATCACTAGGTGCCTGGGAGCGAATGGTCATCTGGCTGACTCAAGATGGAGTTGAAGGTTGGATAAATATTTTCATAGGATTGGTTATTGTAAGTAGTTCAATCGCAACTTTAGTTTTTTTCAAGAAGTCAAGGCTTAGAACAGTTTTTATTGTGTTCCTGTTATTCTCTATCACCTTGTTTTTGACATCGCCGCAAGCTCGATTTTTCTTGCCACTGCTTTTTCCTGCTCTGATTCTGTTAGGAATTTACTCTATACCTGTATTAAGAAAACGAAGTTACAAGATCGCAGTAGTGGGTATCATTGCGAGTAGTTCTATGTTAATCGTACCGTCAGTCGTTGCGCTTCTTACAGATAATCCACGGATGAAGCAAGTGCCTACTTTTTCAATCGATCATATGATCTACCCGGGAGCAGCATCTCGTTTTGGAACCGCTTTTGCGAAAGCGAACATCAACAACATCACATATAACAACCCAGAAAGTGCCGATTTCTTCTACGGTAGCTATGACATTCCTCTACCAGCTGCCCAGCCAGAATACTTTGAATATTTTAGAACCTACTTTATGGTGTCGCCAGAATATAGAGGCGATTCTCCTCAACAGGGGTTCCGTGCCATTAGAAACTAA
- a CDS encoding ABC transporter ATP-binding protein — translation MILSLKNVSKTYDNGVKALDGVTIDIHNGMFGLLGPNGAGKSSLMRTIATLQSPDSGEIHLENLNVLEEKIEFRKTLGYLPQEFGVYPKMSAEELLHYFASLKGITNKAERNAIVEKALEVTNLSEVKHKHVAGYSGGMKQRFGIAQLLLNDPKLIIVDEPTAGLDPAERHRFLNVLREIGTNHIVIFSTHIVDDVKELCTDMAILNGGRILAHATPKELVAGLQGKIWTTVVARENIEALQKEYNVISSSFDEDNNLKVRVLADVSPSEQFTANTPTLEDVYFTTLSEDQYIAQPETV, via the coding sequence ATGATACTTAGTTTGAAAAATGTTTCCAAGACCTATGATAATGGGGTTAAGGCACTTGATGGAGTAACCATTGATATTCATAATGGAATGTTTGGTTTATTAGGACCTAACGGTGCTGGTAAATCTTCTTTGATGCGCACTATAGCCACCTTGCAATCGCCAGATAGTGGTGAGATCCATTTAGAAAACTTGAATGTGTTGGAAGAGAAAATAGAATTTCGCAAGACGCTGGGGTATTTGCCTCAAGAGTTTGGGGTATATCCTAAAATGAGTGCGGAAGAGTTATTACATTATTTCGCCAGTCTTAAAGGAATCACCAATAAGGCAGAACGTAACGCCATTGTTGAAAAAGCGCTGGAAGTCACTAATCTTTCTGAGGTTAAACATAAACATGTAGCCGGTTATTCGGGTGGTATGAAGCAGCGTTTTGGGATCGCGCAATTGTTATTGAACGATCCTAAACTAATCATTGTTGATGAACCTACTGCAGGACTGGATCCAGCCGAGCGTCATCGTTTTCTAAATGTCCTGCGTGAGATAGGAACCAATCACATCGTGATCTTTTCCACTCACATTGTGGATGATGTGAAAGAATTATGTACAGACATGGCGATTTTAAATGGCGGCCGCATTCTAGCGCACGCTACTCCTAAAGAATTAGTCGCTGGACTTCAAGGCAAGATCTGGACGACAGTGGTCGCTCGCGAGAATATTGAAGCCTTGCAAAAAGAGTACAATGTGATTTCCTCCAGTTTTGATGAGGACAACAATCTTAAAGTACGCGTACTTGCCGACGTATCGCCTAGTGAACAATTTACAGCAAACACGCCTACACTGGAAGATGTGTACTTCACCACATTAAGTGAAGATCAATACATCGCACAACCAGAAACCGTATAA
- a CDS encoding M1 family aminopeptidase, with product MFSTIYLHEIKTWFKKPLFYIYSGALFVLAMLLSAIAVGVFDSDNVTVTASIELNSAVGIYGMIGFFALLTYLLIPSIMGGTIQRDFDNNMHNVLYSYPLTKITYLLAKFSAGMTVTLCVIIASLLGLTIGFYLPGANEYLVGPFDIMNYLQPFLVYIIPNVFFYGIIVFSITAFVRNINIGFMVVLVMIIAQFTVGSGMDSMEDTYWVELLEPTGDAATYNQIRYWTPEEQSTQLIPIEGTLLYNRLIWLGISLIVFVLVLIRFNFSQNPASFKLFRTKPQRATKRNFGTIQSIVMPKVTTDFSWRGQLKTSWILAKSDLKYIITGWPFIIIVVVAFAFSLVTMLVSGEIYGTGILPKTWLMLSIVTGLFSLFIYLLIFLYGGLIMDRANTAHLKQMIDATPTQNWTVLISKFIALAMMTLTLLVIVMISGMIIQAYNGFFDFEIPLYLFDLYVINSWNFIPWILLTLLVHTLIKNKWLGLLVLLVFAIGVPLLMSAIGVDQGQFIFNQGGSSPSPSDMNGYGFSLPSFYAYRVYWIAFGIALFALAVLFYRRGMGSSTKERFAFAKARTTTTITATIAISLVVFLGLGSYFWYLNNVLDEQMSGKEREELQVNYEKELGKFANIPQPITVAINTYMDIFPETRDFKAGATYTMVNRSNEPIDTLHVNVPDRPTSINMDRMSEVVYDNEDYNYRMYQFEKPLMPGDTLQFSFTTENEPNSLLQNNSPVLDNGTFINNGIFPAIGYNEQGELRDTQVRLKYDLPPKDRLPAPDAPGARDRNYLGPNAHWIDFEATVSTSPDQIAIAPGYLIKEWEEDGRRYFHYKMDSKMLNFYAFLSGRYKVLRDEHEGVALEIYYHPEHDYNVDRMMNGLKKGLDYYNANYTPYQHRQARIIEFPRSGGGFAQAFPNTIPFSEAIGFIADVDDEANDNVNYPFSITAHELAHQWWAHQVIGANAKGATLLSESMSEYSSLKVLEKTYGKYQMRTFLKDALDGYLLGRTVESIGENPLMYNENQQYIHYQKGSLVLYAMSDYIGEKKFNDVAKRFAEKYQFQGAPYPVATEFVSDIRAVTPDSLQYLIRDMFETITLYDNKVKDASYTEKSDDLYEVDINALVSKYRSDAKGKSIYTNVANDSITFTPEGKKKAIKSLPLADYIEVGVFGADEEETGMPKVLYVQKLRIDQINNDFKISVNEKPVEVGIDPFNKLIDRNTSDNRRGISEKKE from the coding sequence ATGTTCTCAACAATTTATCTACACGAGATCAAGACCTGGTTTAAGAAACCCTTGTTCTACATATATTCTGGGGCTCTTTTTGTTCTAGCCATGCTCCTATCTGCCATTGCGGTAGGTGTCTTTGACAGCGACAACGTCACGGTAACTGCTTCTATTGAATTGAATAGTGCGGTGGGAATTTATGGAATGATAGGCTTTTTTGCCCTACTTACCTATTTGTTGATTCCTTCCATCATGGGTGGAACCATTCAGCGGGATTTTGATAACAACATGCACAACGTGCTGTATTCCTACCCATTAACTAAGATCACTTATTTACTAGCCAAGTTTAGCGCTGGTATGACGGTCACCTTATGCGTGATTATTGCCAGCCTATTAGGTTTGACCATAGGCTTTTATTTACCAGGAGCAAATGAGTATTTAGTGGGTCCCTTTGACATCATGAATTATTTGCAACCTTTCCTGGTGTATATCATTCCTAACGTGTTTTTCTACGGGATCATCGTATTCTCCATCACAGCGTTTGTAAGAAATATCAACATAGGCTTTATGGTGGTGTTGGTAATGATCATTGCTCAGTTCACGGTTGGTTCTGGTATGGATTCTATGGAAGATACCTACTGGGTAGAACTGCTAGAACCTACAGGCGACGCGGCAACTTACAATCAGATACGTTACTGGACTCCAGAAGAGCAAAGCACGCAGCTCATACCTATAGAAGGTACATTATTGTACAACCGCTTGATCTGGCTGGGTATTTCTTTAATAGTTTTTGTCTTAGTATTAATACGTTTTAATTTCTCGCAGAATCCTGCGAGTTTCAAATTATTTCGTACCAAACCACAGCGGGCTACTAAACGGAATTTTGGTACGATTCAATCCATAGTAATGCCTAAAGTTACGACTGACTTTTCATGGAGAGGACAGTTGAAAACCTCTTGGATTCTGGCCAAATCTGATTTAAAATATATCATCACGGGCTGGCCGTTTATCATTATTGTCGTTGTCGCATTTGCATTTTCCTTAGTGACCATGCTAGTTTCTGGAGAAATTTACGGAACCGGGATTTTACCTAAAACCTGGCTCATGTTAAGTATTGTGACAGGTTTATTCAGCTTGTTTATTTATTTATTAATCTTCTTGTATGGAGGCTTGATTATGGATCGAGCAAATACGGCACATTTAAAGCAAATGATTGATGCGACACCTACCCAAAACTGGACGGTGCTAATTTCCAAGTTCATTGCCTTGGCAATGATGACCTTGACCTTGCTTGTGATTGTCATGATCAGTGGTATGATTATTCAAGCCTATAATGGCTTCTTTGATTTTGAGATCCCGCTGTATTTATTTGACTTGTATGTGATCAACTCTTGGAATTTCATACCGTGGATTTTATTGACACTTTTAGTGCACACCCTCATCAAAAACAAATGGTTAGGATTATTGGTATTGTTAGTATTTGCTATAGGAGTGCCTTTATTGATGAGTGCCATAGGTGTGGATCAAGGACAATTTATATTCAATCAGGGAGGCAGCTCCCCATCACCTAGTGATATGAACGGCTACGGGTTTTCGTTGCCGTCCTTCTATGCGTATCGGGTGTATTGGATTGCTTTTGGAATTGCCTTATTTGCCCTAGCCGTATTGTTTTACAGACGTGGGATGGGCAGCAGTACGAAAGAGCGGTTCGCTTTCGCGAAAGCGAGAACCACCACAACCATTACTGCAACTATCGCAATTTCGTTAGTCGTATTCTTAGGTCTAGGAAGCTATTTCTGGTATCTCAATAACGTCCTGGATGAGCAAATGTCTGGTAAGGAACGAGAGGAATTGCAAGTGAACTATGAGAAGGAATTAGGCAAGTTTGCAAATATTCCACAGCCTATTACGGTTGCGATCAATACCTACATGGATATTTTTCCAGAGACTCGCGATTTTAAAGCAGGTGCTACATACACGATGGTGAATCGCTCCAACGAGCCTATTGACACTTTACATGTCAATGTACCCGATCGTCCTACCAGCATTAACATGGATCGAATGTCTGAAGTTGTTTATGACAATGAGGATTACAATTACCGCATGTATCAATTCGAAAAACCGTTGATGCCAGGTGATACCCTTCAATTTTCTTTTACTACGGAGAACGAACCGAATAGTCTATTACAAAACAACTCCCCAGTTCTAGATAATGGAACCTTTATCAATAATGGGATTTTCCCAGCTATAGGATACAATGAGCAAGGTGAGTTGCGTGACACTCAAGTACGTTTGAAATATGACTTACCACCTAAGGACCGTTTACCAGCACCAGATGCACCGGGAGCTCGAGATCGTAACTACTTAGGTCCTAATGCACACTGGATTGATTTTGAAGCGACCGTGAGCACATCGCCAGACCAGATTGCCATTGCGCCAGGATACTTGATCAAAGAATGGGAAGAAGATGGACGCAGGTATTTCCATTATAAAATGGATTCTAAAATGCTGAATTTCTATGCCTTTTTAAGTGGTCGTTATAAAGTCTTGCGGGACGAGCATGAAGGTGTAGCATTAGAAATCTACTACCATCCAGAGCATGATTACAATGTGGATCGTATGATGAACGGACTCAAGAAAGGATTGGATTATTACAATGCTAATTACACGCCTTACCAGCACCGTCAAGCTCGAATTATCGAGTTCCCAAGATCTGGTGGAGGATTTGCACAGGCATTCCCTAACACCATTCCATTCAGTGAAGCTATAGGTTTCATTGCAGATGTAGATGATGAAGCAAACGATAACGTCAACTATCCATTCAGCATTACCGCTCATGAGCTGGCTCACCAATGGTGGGCACACCAAGTCATAGGAGCAAATGCAAAAGGTGCAACTTTACTTTCCGAAAGTATGTCTGAGTACAGTTCGTTGAAAGTATTGGAGAAGACCTACGGCAAATACCAAATGCGAACCTTCTTAAAGGATGCCCTAGACGGTTACCTGTTAGGAAGAACGGTAGAGAGCATAGGTGAAAACCCGTTGATGTATAATGAGAATCAGCAATACATTCATTATCAAAAAGGATCTCTTGTACTTTATGCCATGAGCGATTACATAGGTGAGAAGAAATTCAACGATGTAGCTAAAAGATTTGCCGAGAAATATCAATTCCAAGGAGCTCCTTATCCAGTTGCCACTGAGTTTGTTTCAGACATCAGGGCGGTAACTCCAGACAGTTTGCAGTATTTAATTCGCGATATGTTTGAAACTATCACTTTGTATGATAACAAAGTCAAGGATGCGAGCTACACTGAAAAGAGTGATGATCTCTATGAAGTTGACATCAATGCGCTGGTTTCTAAATACCGATCTGACGCTAAAGGGAAATCGATTTATACAAATGTAGCAAACGACAGCATCACCTTCACTCCAGAAGGCAAAAAGAAAGCCATCAAATCCTTACCGCTAGCAGATTATATAGAGGTGGGTGTTTTTGGAGCTGATGAGGAAGAAACAGGAATGCCTAAGGTGCTGTACGTTCAGAAGCTGAGAATCGACCAGATCAATAATGATTTCAAGATTTCAGTTAATGAAAAGCCAGTAGAGGTAGGTATCGACCCATTCAATAAATTAATTGATAGAAACACGAGCGATAACCGCCGTGGTATTTCTGAAAAGAAGGAATAA
- a CDS encoding SDR family oxidoreductase gives MKVLLTGANGYIGVRLLYELLKEDHEVVCAVRSASRLSVPEEVREQIEIIEIDFLDVPDKNPIPADIDVAYYLIHSMTSSTDSFDQMEADSATNFLRQIAHTSCQQIIYLSGIVNQDVLSKHLLSRKRVEEILSASSIPTTVLRAGIIVGSGSSSFEIIRDLCEKLPVMITPKWVNTKTHPIAIRNVMSFLIGVLGREECLNQSYDIGGLNVLTYKQMMQQYSENRNLHLTMLTVPVMTPKLSSYWLYFVTSTSYKLARNLVNSMSVEVIARKNSLAEDLGIQLYSYKEALDMAFAKIEQNNVASSWKDSMVSGRFRYNINKFKQVPKYGCLRDAQTRKTENPEEALNRIWSIGGRNGYYYADFLWKIRGYVDKLFGGVGLRRGRTNQDKIYSGDSLDFWRVLVADKKEKRLLLFAEMRVPGEAWLEFQIDEDDVIHQTATFRPRGLWGRLYWYSMLPFHYFIFAGMIKHIANGK, from the coding sequence ATGAAGGTATTGCTTACAGGTGCGAATGGTTATATAGGAGTTCGACTGCTCTATGAATTACTAAAGGAAGATCATGAAGTGGTTTGTGCGGTACGCAGCGCAAGTCGTTTGTCCGTACCTGAGGAGGTACGGGAACAAATCGAAATCATAGAAATTGATTTTCTTGATGTACCAGATAAGAACCCTATTCCAGCTGATATAGATGTGGCGTATTACCTGATTCACTCGATGACCAGCAGTACGGACAGCTTTGACCAGATGGAAGCAGACAGTGCTACCAATTTTTTAAGACAAATCGCGCACACTTCCTGCCAGCAAATTATTTATTTGTCTGGAATTGTAAACCAAGATGTGTTGAGCAAACATTTGCTTTCGCGAAAGCGAGTAGAAGAAATATTAAGTGCTAGTTCCATTCCCACTACCGTTTTAAGAGCTGGTATCATTGTAGGCAGCGGCAGCTCTTCCTTTGAAATTATTCGGGATCTGTGCGAGAAATTACCCGTCATGATTACCCCTAAATGGGTAAATACAAAAACACATCCCATCGCCATTCGCAACGTCATGAGCTTTTTAATAGGAGTGCTGGGGCGCGAGGAATGTTTGAACCAATCCTATGATATAGGAGGGCTTAACGTACTCACCTACAAGCAAATGATGCAGCAATATTCAGAGAATAGGAATCTGCACTTGACCATGCTCACAGTGCCTGTAATGACGCCAAAATTAAGTTCCTACTGGTTGTATTTTGTGACCAGCACCTCATACAAGTTAGCTAGAAATCTAGTTAACAGCATGTCAGTAGAAGTGATTGCAAGAAAAAATTCCCTAGCGGAGGATCTAGGCATCCAACTTTATAGTTATAAAGAAGCCTTGGATATGGCTTTCGCCAAAATTGAACAAAACAACGTGGCCAGCAGTTGGAAAGACAGTATGGTAAGCGGTAGGTTTAGATACAACATCAATAAATTCAAGCAAGTACCGAAGTATGGCTGCTTGCGAGATGCACAGACCCGAAAAACGGAAAATCCTGAAGAAGCACTCAACCGTATCTGGTCCATAGGTGGACGCAATGGATATTACTATGCCGATTTTCTATGGAAAATACGTGGGTACGTTGACAAACTTTTTGGAGGTGTAGGCTTGAGACGAGGACGAACCAATCAGGACAAGATCTACTCTGGTGATTCCCTTGATTTTTGGCGCGTTTTAGTAGCCGATAAAAAAGAAAAACGACTCCTGCTATTTGCTGAAATGAGAGTTCCTGGCGAGGCCTGGCTAGAGTTTCAGATTGATGAAGACGATGTCATCCATCAAACCGCCACCTTTAGACCGCGAGGTTTGTGGGGTCGTTTATACTGGTACAGCATGCTGCCGTTTCACTACTTTATTTTTGCGGGTATGATTAAGCATATTGCGAATGGGAAATAA
- the ctlX gene encoding citrulline utilization hydrolase CtlX, translating to MKQITDTILMVRPVQFRLNEETAVNNYYQDQQFQKEIENATANTKAQEEFDAFAKALQDKGIEVIIVNDDDKHDTPDSIFPNNWLSTHENGTAVLYPMFAENRRLERRPEVLDTLEQHGFVIKDIMDYTAAEVQGIYLEGTGSLLLDRANEKAYCSISPRADEELLIEFCEDFEYTPVLFTAYQTVGEARLPIYHTNVMMALGEEYAVICLDAIDSKAEVKAVLKHLKESGKEVINITEAQVESYAGNMMQLHNKQGEKLLVMSDQAYQSLTPAQIKKLEKYNEILHPDIKTIETLGGGSVRCMMAEVFLPKS from the coding sequence ATGAAACAAATTACTGATACCATATTGATGGTACGCCCAGTGCAGTTCCGTTTGAATGAGGAGACTGCTGTGAATAATTACTACCAGGATCAACAGTTCCAAAAAGAAATAGAAAACGCCACTGCAAATACAAAAGCGCAGGAAGAGTTTGACGCTTTCGCGAAAGCGTTACAAGACAAAGGCATCGAGGTCATTATCGTCAACGACGATGACAAGCATGATACTCCTGACTCCATATTTCCAAACAACTGGCTATCCACCCATGAAAATGGAACTGCCGTTTTATACCCCATGTTTGCTGAAAATAGAAGGCTAGAACGCCGCCCAGAAGTTCTAGATACCCTAGAACAGCATGGTTTTGTAATCAAAGATATCATGGATTACACCGCTGCGGAAGTTCAAGGGATTTATCTAGAAGGCACCGGAAGTTTATTGCTGGATCGAGCTAATGAAAAAGCCTATTGCAGCATTTCTCCAAGAGCAGATGAAGAGCTGCTTATCGAGTTCTGTGAAGATTTTGAATATACGCCTGTACTATTCACAGCTTACCAGACCGTTGGTGAGGCGAGATTACCTATTTACCATACTAATGTGATGATGGCGCTAGGCGAGGAGTATGCAGTGATTTGTCTGGATGCCATAGACAGCAAGGCAGAAGTCAAAGCCGTTCTCAAACACCTGAAGGAGTCAGGAAAAGAAGTGATCAACATTACGGAAGCTCAAGTAGAATCCTACGCAGGTAATATGATGCAGTTGCATAACAAGCAAGGGGAGAAGTTACTGGTTATGAGCGATCAGGCCTACCAATCCTTAACACCTGCCCAAATCAAGAAATTAGAAAAGTACAACGAGATCCTACATCCAGATATCAAAACCATAGAAACTCTAGGTGGCGGTAGCGTGCGATGCATGATGGCTGAGGTGTTTTTGCCCAAATCCTAA